The following coding sequences lie in one Arthrobacter sp. SLBN-122 genomic window:
- a CDS encoding Ig-like domain-containing protein, whose protein sequence is MTALVVAFCALVVPTPATADTGDVGVAGPSHSGTGTPTGTKRATSVLWFNDGSWWGNLWDSATSDFHIFRFNSGTSSWVDTGVATDGRADTHHDVLWDGKTLYVASYKFVNDESPAEPNFPTTMRRYSYDAGTKKYTLLGSTQINNSKVEVLTIDKDSTGRVWSSWQEDNRIYLNVTATDGKTWGTPFQVPGSMSNVSVDDTSAVIAFDGKIGVMWSRQVGDSTDGMYWSYHVDGASTTAWSTPVAAVSGQRSSDDHMNLKWLDSSGGRVFAAIKTSYTSASQPLIQLLALSGTTWSAHTIATVAECPNRVIVMIDESTQRLRTFATYPKPSGTADAGVCTSSGGAVYEKSTPLDKISFTTTKTARIVDADQFVHNVTSTKQNVNSAAWGTADSGLLLLADVNATNQYWHYYDPTGGGTDTTAPTVTATSPAAGATGVAVTANVTGTFSEGIDASTVTPGTFTLANGTTPVTSTVSYGASGKVATLNPDADLAAATEYTATIKGGTSGVKDVAGIALAADKTWTFTTAAPPPAQTPIAVKAASLNGALGSATTGEIYGLKDNGGYQCFERGCILYSPASGAHVSTGAIRGLWAATGFENGRLGYPVTDEVGGLRDGGVYQNYQGGAIIWSPTTGAHISVGAIRGLWAATGYENGRLGYPVTDEIGGLRDGGVYQNYQGGAIIWSPTTGAHISVGAIRGLWAATGYENGRLGYPVTDEVGGLKDGGVYQNYQGGAIIWSPATGAHISVGAIRSIWASTGYESGRLGYPTSDEYATGNGSVAQNYQGGVIHWSPSGYYISWS, encoded by the coding sequence TTGACAGCGTTGGTTGTTGCGTTCTGCGCCCTGGTGGTGCCCACCCCAGCGACGGCAGACACGGGCGATGTTGGGGTTGCGGGTCCGTCGCATTCCGGCACGGGCACGCCCACAGGAACCAAGCGCGCCACCAGCGTGCTGTGGTTCAACGACGGATCCTGGTGGGGGAACCTCTGGGACTCTGCCACCTCCGATTTCCACATCTTCCGGTTCAACTCCGGGACGAGTTCCTGGGTAGATACCGGCGTGGCCACGGACGGACGGGCGGACACCCATCATGACGTGCTGTGGGACGGGAAGACGCTGTATGTCGCAAGCTACAAGTTCGTGAATGATGAGTCGCCCGCTGAGCCCAACTTCCCCACCACGATGCGCCGGTACAGCTACGACGCTGGTACCAAGAAGTACACGCTGCTCGGCTCCACCCAGATCAACAACTCCAAAGTTGAAGTCTTGACCATCGATAAGGACTCCACCGGCAGGGTCTGGTCCAGCTGGCAGGAGGACAACAGGATTTACCTGAATGTGACCGCCACTGACGGCAAGACGTGGGGCACTCCCTTCCAGGTTCCCGGATCAATGAGCAATGTCTCCGTGGACGATACGTCGGCAGTAATTGCCTTTGACGGGAAGATCGGCGTGATGTGGAGCCGGCAGGTGGGGGACTCCACGGACGGCATGTACTGGAGCTACCACGTCGACGGGGCGTCAACCACGGCCTGGAGCACTCCTGTGGCGGCTGTATCCGGGCAGCGCAGCAGCGATGACCACATGAACCTGAAGTGGCTGGACTCCTCGGGCGGCCGGGTGTTCGCGGCCATCAAGACGTCGTACACGTCCGCGTCACAGCCGCTGATCCAGCTGCTGGCCCTCAGCGGCACCACATGGTCCGCGCACACGATCGCCACCGTTGCGGAGTGTCCCAACCGGGTGATTGTCATGATCGACGAGAGCACCCAGAGGCTGCGCACCTTCGCTACCTATCCAAAGCCGTCCGGCACTGCCGACGCCGGTGTCTGCACCAGCTCGGGCGGTGCAGTTTACGAAAAGTCCACACCGTTGGACAAGATCAGCTTCACCACCACCAAGACTGCCCGCATCGTCGATGCCGACCAGTTTGTGCACAACGTGACGTCGACGAAGCAGAACGTCAACAGTGCGGCGTGGGGCACGGCCGACAGCGGCCTGTTGCTGCTGGCAGACGTTAATGCCACAAACCAGTACTGGCACTACTACGATCCCACCGGTGGCGGCACTGACACGACGGCTCCGACCGTGACGGCGACGTCTCCCGCTGCTGGTGCCACCGGCGTGGCAGTGACGGCCAATGTGACAGGGACGTTCTCGGAGGGCATTGACGCCTCCACGGTCACACCGGGCACGTTCACGCTGGCCAACGGGACGACGCCCGTGACCTCGACAGTGTCCTACGGCGCCTCCGGCAAAGTTGCAACCCTCAACCCTGATGCGGACCTCGCAGCGGCTACCGAGTACACAGCCACCATCAAGGGCGGTACCAGTGGTGTGAAAGATGTTGCGGGTATCGCCCTGGCAGCGGATAAGACCTGGACCTTCACCACGGCCGCGCCTCCGCCTGCCCAGACTCCCATTGCAGTCAAGGCAGCCTCGCTGAACGGTGCACTTGGTTCAGCCACCACGGGGGAAATCTACGGCCTGAAGGATAACGGCGGGTACCAGTGTTTTGAACGCGGTTGCATCCTCTACTCGCCGGCATCAGGGGCACACGTCTCAACTGGCGCCATCCGTGGACTCTGGGCAGCTACAGGGTTTGAAAACGGCAGGCTCGGCTACCCGGTCACCGATGAGGTCGGCGGGCTCAGGGACGGCGGGGTGTACCAGAACTACCAGGGCGGTGCCATCATCTGGTCACCAACGACAGGGGCCCACATCTCTGTGGGTGCGATCCGTGGCCTGTGGGCGGCCACAGGGTATGAAAACGGCAGGCTCGGCTACCCGGTCACCGATGAGATTGGCGGGCTCAGGGACGGCGGGGTGTACCAGAACTACCAGGGCGGCGCCATCATCTGGTCACCAACGACAGGGGCCCACATCTCCGTAGGCGCCATCCGTGGACTCTGGGCAGCTACAGGATATGAAAACGGCAGGCTCGGCTACCCGGTCACCGATGAGGTCGGCGGGCTCAAGGACGGCGGGGTGTACCAGAACTACCAGGGCGGTGCCATCATCTGGTCACCGGCAACAGGGGCCCACATCTCCGTAGGCGCCATCCGCTCAATCTGGGCCTCCACAGGGTATGAATCAGGTCGTCTCGGCTACCCCACAAGCGATGAATACGCGACAGGGAATGGAAGTGTGGCCCAGAACTATCAGGGTGGCGTCATCCACTGGAGCCCGAGTGGCTACTACATCTCCTGGTCGTAA
- a CDS encoding VOC family protein, which produces MPIKLENVGIAVRDLEAAIAFFTDLGLSVLGRQTVRGEWADTAVGLDGNHARIAMLQTPDGHGRLELFEYIHPEAIETPPTLPNEIGMHRVAFSVDDIDAALDIAARHGCHPLRGVATYEDVYKLTYVRGPSGIIVMLAEELKKG; this is translated from the coding sequence ATGCCCATCAAACTGGAGAACGTCGGCATTGCAGTCCGGGACCTGGAAGCCGCGATAGCGTTCTTCACCGACCTCGGTCTCAGCGTCCTGGGCCGCCAGACGGTCAGGGGAGAATGGGCCGACACGGCCGTAGGCCTCGATGGCAACCATGCCAGGATCGCCATGCTGCAAACGCCGGACGGCCACGGCCGGCTCGAGCTGTTCGAGTACATCCACCCCGAAGCGATCGAGACTCCACCCACACTGCCAAACGAGATCGGCATGCACCGCGTTGCCTTCTCGGTGGACGACATCGACGCCGCACTGGACATTGCGGCCAGGCACGGCTGCCACCCCCTGCGCGGGGTGGCCACCTACGAAGACGTCTACAAGCTCACCTACGTCCGGGGACCGAGCGGAATTATTGTCATGCTCGCGGAGGAACTGAAGAAGGGCTGA